A window of the Salvelinus alpinus chromosome 3, SLU_Salpinus.1, whole genome shotgun sequence genome harbors these coding sequences:
- the LOC139571241 gene encoding dual specificity phosphatase 29-like yields MLQGMDSIRSCLGGSEGAESRYETPTASELQRLMWTKPGTSDHMDEVQPRIYIGDMYAAKDKRTLRTHHITHVLNAADGKFNVNTGASYYRDTKISYHGVEAFDMPSFDLSTFFYSAAKFIKTALSSPNSNVLVHCAMGLSRSSSLVLAYLMIDENLTLVDAIKAVAANRNICPNAGFLEQLRDLDKQLHYQARRQ; encoded by the exons ATGCTCCAGGGCATGGACAGCATCCGCAGTTGTTTGGGGGGTTCGGAGGGGGCAGAGAGCAGGTACGAGACTCCCACAGCCTCAGAGCTCCAGAGGCTGATGTGGACCAAACCAGGGACCAGTGACCATATGGATGAGGTCCAGCCCAGGATCTACATAGGAGACAT GTATGCAGCCAAAGACAAGAGGACACTCCGGACTCATCACATCACCCACGTCTTGAACGCAGCGGATGGGAAGTTTAATGTGAACACAGGTGCCAGCTACTACAGGGACACAAAAATATCCTACCATGGAGTGGAGGCATTCGACATGCCCTCATTTGACCTCAGTACCTTCTTCTACTCTGCGGCCAAATTTATCAAGACCGCCCTGAGCTCGCCCAACA GTAATGTGTTGGTCCACTGCGCGATGGGTCTGAGTCGCTCGTCCTCTCTGGTCCTGGCTTACCTGATGATCGATGAGAACCTGACCCTGGTGGATGCCATCAAGGCTGTGGCTGCAAACAGAAACATCTGTCCCAATGCTGGATTCCTGGAGCAGCTCCGAGACCTGGACAAACAACTCCACTACCAGGCTAGACGACAATGA
- the LOC139571239 gene encoding dual specificity phosphatase 29-like, with translation MASHSSKRCATVKKKFVPKMKPPEPVVEYVTPGGYELEKILNHDCMEYTHINQVWPNVWIGDEESAKDKYNLKKLGMTHILNAAEGTWNNVDTGAEYYSDMDVVYYGVVAEDTPTFDLSQYFFSAAQFIDQTLNIPENKLLVHCVMGRSRSATLFLAYLMICKNMTVVDAVDHVKRRRRIIPNWGFLKQLRQLDTYLLEQRDGVTTDKGKGGEEKDKEREEDE, from the exons ATGGCATCTCACAGCTCCAAGAGGTGTGCGACTGTGAAGAAAAAGTTTGTTCCTAAGATGAAGCCACCTGAACCTGTGGTGGAATACGTTACACCTGGAGGCTATGAGCTGGAGAAGATCCTTAACCATGACTGCATGGAGTACACTCACATCAACCAGGTCTGGCCCAACGTCTGGATTGGAGATGA AGAGAGTGCCAAAGACAAATACAACCTGAAGAAATTGGGCATGACCCACATCCTGAACGCAGCAGAGGGGACGTGGAATAATGTGGACACGGGTGCGGAGTACTACAGCGACATGGACGTGGTCTACTATGGGGTCGTGGCGGAGGATACTCCAACCTTTGACCTTAGCCAGTACTTCTTTTCTGCAGCCCAGTTCATCGACCAAACACTCAACATACCTGAGA ATAAGCTGCTGGTGCACTGTGTGATGGGGAGAAGTCGGTCAGCCACCCTGTTCCTGGCCTACCTGATGATCTGTAAGAACATGACGGTGGTGGACGCCGTGGACCACGTGAAGCGACGCAGGCGTATCATCCCCAACTGGGGCTTCCTGAAACAGCTCAGGCAGCTGGACACTTACCTCTTAGAACAGAGGGACGGAGTGACGACTGACAAGGGAAAAGGAGGAGAAGAAAAGgacaaggaaagagaggaggatgaataG
- the LOC139571240 gene encoding dual specificity protein phosphatase 13A-like, which produces MSKVSTTTTVQEGCGSSSDTPSVKDLVKILFGGKRFGNPVDEVWTNLFIGDLSVANDRYSIWKLGITHVLNAAHGRQHCLGSHAFYGSTVDYHGVPADDSPSFDISLYFYSSADYIQDALNTADARILVHCAVGVSRSASLVLAYLMIHHHYSLLDAITKVKEHRWIFPNTGFLKQLRALDNKLHTKKQEKK; this is translated from the exons ATGTCCAaggtgtcaacaacaacaactgttcagGAAGGATGTGGTTCCTCCTCTGACACTCCATCTGTGAAGGACTTGGTGAAGATTCTCTTTGGTGGCAAAAGATTTGGCAACCCAGTGGATGAGGTTTGGACTAACCTTTTCATTGGGGACCT GTCTGTAGCCAATGATCGATACAGCATATGGAAGCTTGGAATCACTCATGTCCTGAATGCTGCCCATGGGAGGCAGCACTGCCTAGGGAGCCACGCTTTCTACGGGTCAACAGTGGACTACCATGGAGTGCCTGCTGACGATTCACCATCTTTTGACATTTCACTGTATTTCTATTCCTCTGCCGATTACATCCAAGATGCACTAAACACAGCAGACG CCAGGATCCTGGTCCACTGTGCTGTAGGTGTGAGTAGGTCTGCTTCTCTGGTGCTGGCCTACTTGATGATCCATCACCACTACTCCTTGCTAGATGCCATCACAAAGGTCAAAGAGCACAGGTGGATCTTTCCAAATACAGGATTCCTAAAACAACTCAGAGCGTTGGATAACAAACTGCATACAAAGAAACAGGAGAAGAAGTGA